A region from the Drosophila mauritiana strain mau12 chromosome 2L, ASM438214v1, whole genome shotgun sequence genome encodes:
- the LOC117150625 gene encoding class E basic helix-loop-helix protein 22 gives MDPSNLAFGFPGLPNHGHMPIPPTANMLGGQHPAPTASPPQSVPGRRTPLGSVGLGGFYAQGMGMTQQPPTDENKPGPSAPEKPLSPTAAAIAAIAISGGTTTVAVSSGGASGSGSNSGKQKNRQGKTVRLNINARERRRMHDLNDALDELRSVIPYAHSPSVRKLSKIATLLLAKNYILMQQNALEELRRLLAYIQSTTGAAPLDLGAFPAAAKLQALLQGPHNEPPTSSS, from the exons atggatCCCTCGAATCTTGCTTTTGGGTTTCCCGGACTCCCCAACCACGGACACATGCCAATACCTCCCACCGCCAATATGCTTGGAGGCCAGCATCCAGCACCCACCGCCAGTCCACCACAAAGCGTCCCCGGCCGTCGGACGCCACTTGGATCGGTTGGTCTGGGTGGTTTCTATGCCCAGGGAATGGGCATGACCCAGCAGCCACCGACGGATGAGAACAAACCAGGGCCCAGTGCTCCGGAAAAGCCATTGAGTCCAACGGCCGCCGCCATCGCAGCCATTGCCATCAGTGGTGGCACCACCACCGTGGCCGTGTCCAGTGGTGGCGCCAGCGGAAGTGGCTCCAACAGTGGCAAGCAAAAAAACCGTCAAGGAAAGACAGTGAGGCTGAACATAAATGCCCGGGAACGACGTAGGATGCACGATTTGAATGATGCCCTTGATGAGCTGAGAAGTGTGATTCCTTATGCGCATTCACCTTCTGTGCGAAAGCTGTCGAAAATAGCCACCTTGTTGCTGGCTAAGAACTACATTCTGATGCAGCAAAATGCACTCGAGGAGTTGAGAAG ACTACTGGCCTATATACAAAGCACCACGGGAGCAGCGCCATTGGATTTGGGTGCTTTTCCGGCGGCAGCCAAGTTGCAGGCTCTTCTTCAAGGACCTCACAACGAACCACCGACTAGCAGCAGTTAA
- the LOC117150794 gene encoding synaptotagmin-5: MDIVIREEDISLAQIGVYASVSFLVVSAVGAALYTTCSKRYRLNWFEQNLLESANAKDEDQQREALVAGAVGYNVDNVNEVPRGKYSSGNAGNLSPTSLKMEDNDPAFWVPASVTSTAAIQQQVSNTTEESAPPTPTSPTGSLKSNTLSYCSTTSVPIARSDKHVVLAMHPSRPRVSSMNAKLDHTKIDMTLYRSHSQPKTLNPVSLNEVRGNLHVSLGYDPVGGLLNVRLLEAQNLQPRQFSGTADPYAKVRLLPDKKNFWQTRIHKRTLNPVFDEQFVFEVTAGVIDKRTVEILLYDFDAYSRHVCIGGSKLHLANLDLSEQLKLWTPLSSASAQDMKVDLGDIMVSLAYLPSAERLMVVLIKARNLRIVDDARNSSDPYVKVTLLGPGGKKIKKRKTGVQRGTLNPVYNEALAFDVAKETLKNCVLEFTVVHDGLLGSSEILGRTLIGNSPEVRTEEKIFFEEVFRAKNATAQWVPLQEPANNLATVAKSSKN, translated from the exons ATGGACATTGTCATACGTGAGGAGGACATTTCTTTGGCACAAATTGGCGTCTATGCCTCTGTGTCCTTCCTCGTTGTTTCGGCTGTTGGGGCAGCCCTGTATACCACCTGCTCAAAACGCTATCGCCTGAACTGGTTCGAACAAAATCTCCTGGAGTCCGCCAACGCAAAGGATGAGGATCAGCAGAG GGAGGCTTTGGTTGCCGGTGCCGTGGGCTACAATGTGGACAACGTGAACGAGGTACCGCGTGGGAAATACAGCAGCGGAAATGCCGGTAACCTCAGCCCCACCTCTCTGAAAATGGAGGACAATGACCCGGCCTTTTGGGTGCCGGCTTCAGTCACCTCCACGGCAGCCATCCAGCAACAAGTGTCCAATACCACCGAGGAGTCGGCACCGCCCACACCAACATCACCCACCGGGAGCCTGAAGTCCAACACCTTGTCCTACTGTTCCACCACCTCCGTGCCAATTGCGCGATCTGATAAGCATGTGGTCCTGGCAATGCATCCGAGCCGTCCCAGAGTTTCCTCCATGAACGCCAAGCTGGATCACACCAAAATCGACATGACCTTGTATAGGAGT CATTCTCAACCGAAGACCCTCAATCCAGTTTCACTCAACGAAGTTCGGGGTAATTTGCATGTGAGCCTTGGCTACGATCCAGTTGGAGGATTGCTAAATGTTCGACTCCTGGAGGCCCAGAATCTGCAACCGAGGCAATTTAGTGGAACTGCCGACCCATATGCTAAAGTCCGCTTGCTGCCGGATAAAAAGAACTTTTGGCAGACGCGTATACACAAGAGGACCCTGAATCCAG TTTTCGACGAGCAGTTTGTTTTTGAGGTAACAGCCGGAGTAATTGACAAGCGTACTGTGGAAATTTTATTGTACGACTTTGACGCTTATTCTCGGCACGTTTGCATCGGAGGAAGTAAGCTACATTTGGCCAACTTGGATCTCAGCGAGCAGTTGAAATTGTGGACTCCTCTAAGTTCCGCCTCAGCCCAAGACATGAAAGTGGATCTGGGCGATATAATGGTGTCCCTGGCCTATTTGCCATCAGCGGAGCGTTTGATGGTCGTTCTCATCAAGGCACGAAACCTGCGGATTGTCGACGATGCCCGGAACTCCTCGGATCCTTATGTGAAGGTAACCCTACTCGGTCCCGGTGGAAAAAAGATAAAGAAACGCAAGACGGGCGTTCAAAGGGGCACCCTGAACCCAGTCTACAATGAGGCACTTGCTTTCGATGTGGCCAAGGAGACTTTAAAAAACTGTGTGCTAGAATTCACCGTGGTCCACGATGGCCTATTGG gaTCAAGTGAAATATTAGGACGAACTCTCATTGGAAACTCTCCCGAAGTACGCACCgaggaaaaaatattttttgaagaaGTTTTTCGCGCCAAAAATGCTACGGCTCAATGGGTTCCACTGCAAGAACCGGCAAACAATTTGGCCACAGTAGCCAAAAGTTCAAAGAACTAG
- the LOC117150626 gene encoding cytochrome b5 has protein sequence MSSALTNLLQSLRIVPLGHGKSSNQVVVVPSKKERLKLEDLPEIALEEVAQHDSFDDCWVVIYDRVYDVTHFLRDHPGGDDVIMDHAGRDATIAFHGTGHSGDAIEMMKDFLIGQLPTKQHIFRTGKNKVLSLGIPE, from the coding sequence ATGTCATCCGCGTTGACGAACCTCTTGCAATCGCTGCGGATTGTGCCCTTGGGACATGGAAAGTCCAGCAACCAAGTGGTCGTTGTGCCGAGCAAAAAGGAACGTTTAAAGCTGGAAGATCTGCCGGAGATCGCTTTGGAGGAGGTGGCCCAGCACGACAGCTTCGACGATTGCTGGGTGGTAATCTACGATAGGGTCTACGATGTGACGCACTTTCTGAGGGATCATCCCGGCGGCGACGACGTCATTATGGATCACGCAGGACGAGATGCCACCATCGCATTCCATGGCACAGGACACTCGGGGGATGCCATCGAAATGATGAAGGATTTCTTGATCGGTCAACTGCCCACCAAGCAGCACATATTTCGCACTGGCAAAAACAAGGTTTTGTCCCTGGGCATACCGGAATAA